One window of Micropterus dolomieu isolate WLL.071019.BEF.003 ecotype Adirondacks linkage group LG13, ASM2129224v1, whole genome shotgun sequence genomic DNA carries:
- the ndufa8 gene encoding NADH dehydrogenase [ubiquinone] 1 alpha subcomplex subunit 8: MPTTLEVPSLQELNVDEINVSSAVLKAAAHHYGSQCDKPNKEFMLCRWEEKDPRKCVEEGRKVNECALNFFRQIKGNCAESFTEYWTCLDYSNLAELRRCRKQQQTFDNCVLDKLGWERPELGDLSKVTKVSTPRPLPENPYHSRPRPEPNPAIEAKLEPSKHGSKLFFWNW; encoded by the exons ATGCCCACGACGCTGGAAGTCCCCTCACTGCAGGAGCTCAACGTGGATGAG ATAAATGTGTCATCTGCAGTGCTGAAGGCTGCTGCCCACCACTatggctcccagtgtgacaaACCCAACAAGGAGTTTATGCTCTGCCGCTGGGAGGAGAAGGACCCCAGAAAGTGTGTAGAAGAAGGGAGGAAAGTCAACGAGTGTGCGCTTAACTTCTTCAG GCAAATCAAGGGAAACTGTGCTGAGTCCTTCACGGAGTACTGGACCTGCCTAGATTATTCGAACTTGGCGGAACTGCGCCGTTGCCGTAAGCAGCAGCAAACCTTCGACAACTGCGTCCTTGATAAGCTGGGGTGGGAGAGACCTGAGCTGGGAGACCTGTCTAAG GTGACCAAAGTGTCGACCCCGCGGCCCCTCCCTGAGAACCCTTACCATTCTAGACCACGTCCTGAGCCCAACCCAGCCATCGAGGCAAAACTGGAGCCTTCCAAACATGGCAGCAAGTTATTCTTCTGGAACTGGTGA